A stretch of DNA from Cryptomeria japonica chromosome 4, Sugi_1.0, whole genome shotgun sequence:
GGTTAACACTAAAAAAAATGAATGCTACAACATGGTCAATGATAATACCTTGAGCTATTCTAACCCCTAGTGTAAAATATTTAGGTATAAGTCcatacaaataaaataaaagatcTAGCTACTTGAGATGCATCAGGATACCATTTTGTGAAAACTCGTAATAATCATCTTCCATGATGAGAATAGTAGGATGAACAGAAAAATCTATAATTTTTCAAATCAAATAATTAGACCCCAATAACCTCAATGCATATAAATTAGATAAAATAATGATTTCTCATTCAAACAGATCATTTCTAGCTATCAAAAAATCCAATCAATTGACTAGAATATCAAGAAAACTGAATAAAACGTATCTAGTGTAgattctattaaaaaaaatacatgtaTTTATCTAAAGACTTCTAAATCACCTTTCTAGTATTGTACGAATCAAGAAATTTGTAGATAATGACAAAAAATCATGAGCTTGGgagtaaaaaataaatatttaacattGATTTGGAATAATAGAAACGAGCAAAAAAATTGATTATGAGACCTATACCATTGGAAAGTTCTTGAAACTATCTTTTCAATGATACCTTATTTTCCCCATTTTTTACCATGTATGCCCAAGCTATGAATTTTTTAAAACTTAGATAAATTCGGTCAATTGATAGCTACCAAAAATGAACCCTCTAATTTGATATTTATAAAACTTACTCATTGAATGCATAATCTAACAAATATGTAGGTTGTTTTCTACGGATGTGAACAAAACCCAAAAATAATCTTACTCCAAAATACATTGAGAAAAACTTATTGCtaaattttcttttgaaaacaaaaataagttTTTTGTTCAAATCTGACAAATTAATAAGAAATCTTTATGTTTCTAGTTGTTTTGAATCAAATAATGATATTCATTTTTCTTCAAGATGgtctgatttttttttcaaaattggatctCTTAAAAAATGGATAGAAAGTCACATATTTGGTGCTTTGATGCCATGTCAAATTTGATAGCTAACCCCACAGCTCCAAGAAAACACTTGCAAACAAAATTTATGTCacatccaaaaataaaaaatcacgATTATATGTAATGCAACCTTGAAAGAGAATTCATCCAAAGAGAAATTTGGTATTGTCACTAACTTGTAATGAAATTGGATAGATTACAATGAAtacaatgaattcttataaaagGATAGAGATAAAACCTTAGGTGTAAGCCTAAGTGAGAAttaaattaaagcattacaagtgttctcatcctatgtgaatGAGACAGCATGACTAATAATTGGCTCAATCCTATAATAAAAGAGCACTCTTAAGTTTGGCTTAAGTGTAATAAAATAATATGAGACCTAAGGCCCGTTAAGAGGCCTGGTTGGGTTAATTTTGTCTTGAAAGATAAGATTATTGAGGAGTGGGAAAGACATTTGGAAGGATGgtagaaaataaattttgatggtgcttctaaagGGAATCCTGGACCATCAAGTGTTGGTTTCATTTTTTGTGATTGGCATGGGGATGTTGTGGCTTTCAGAGCAAAGAAATTAAAAGTTGGAACAAACAATGATGTAGAAGCATTAGCAGCATTAATGGCTGTTAGAATTGGCAAGAAGTTGGGGGTCATGAAACTACACTTGGAAGGTGATTCCCTCATAATTATACAGGCAATCGTGAAGGGAAAAATTGAAGCATGACATCTACAAAATTCAATTTCTAAGATAGTGGAAGAATTGaaaaaatttgaatatttttaaGTTAGTCATGTCAAGCATTCAGGGAACACGGAGGCAGACACACTATCAAAATGGGCTCTATCTTTTGATGAAGTTGGCAAACTAAGGAAGGAAAACTTTAGGCAACTTTCCTTAGAAGAGATTTAATAAGTTAATAAGTTGATGGTCGAGGCATTAATTAAAATTCCATTCTTCTTGAGCGTATTAAATGCAATACCCAGTGATGTGATGTGAAGTTAGGTGGCGGGGTACTGGAATCTTGCAGGTTTTTAATGATTGTTTGGGTAGCAGATGAATTTCTCATTTAGTGCTTGTCCTCCCTTCTCGAGACTTCAGTAGTATGTTTCGTGTTGTTAAAGCTCCAAGTTTGAGGTATAGGGTAGCTATGTTTTGGTGAAGCTAAGAGTTGAGGTGTAGGGTGGTGGCATTGTTACTATAGTGAATCAATGGAGGCCAATTTTACATTAAGGAGAAGCAGACAATTATGTCCCTTCTTTAGGGAGGTATCTAAAAAGAGATTGAGGGAAATGTTCCTCTTCAACGATGAGCAGTTGGTGAAGTGTGTGCTTTTAATTTTGGGAAAGGATTTTAATCTGGTGAGGCATAGGTACAAGACAAATATGGATGTCTACTCTTTGATCATGGCATGGGGTTTGGATATGGCAGAGCCAACAGGCATGGTGAAGCAAGTCATGGAGACAGTTGTCCACAAAGACTTTTTGGAGGGTCTGGATTCCTTCCTTGAATAGGCAGTTCTAGGAGAAGATTTTGATTTGTGAGAAGGTGTGGAAGGTGGTGAGCGAGTTCGTTGTGTGGATTTAATCCCTTTTGTTTGGTGGTCAAAAGGCCTATGCAAAATTTACCGCAGAACTGAAGCCAAGCACGACTAGGAGGCATTAAAAGTCTTTGTGCAAATCATGGAATTGGAAGCGATGATTGAATTGGCTAAGGTAGAAGCGGAAGGTGTGGATCATAGGGTCTTCAACTGAGAAAGAGGAAAGCTACAGAGGTGCAAGAGGAGGGTGTCGACCCAGTCACATCTTGTGGATACAGATAAATCTTTCCTTTGATAAAATTACAGTATCTTTAGTTTTTTGTTGTTCCCCTGTGGGGTTTATCCATGCTCTGAAATTTGTTGACTCTTTTGAATAGAACAAGTTGAGGGGGGTATTTTGTACTTGTTAAAACTGTTAAATGTTTGCGAGCAAAAATTATGTAAAAGATCGATATTGGTGGATAGGGTGTAATCATGGGTAGTGGTAGTTGGGTGGTTTTTTGGTTCAACTTTTGTGTGTTTTTTTAGGGTAACTGTGGATTTTTTTTGGAACTTTACTTCAAATTGCGATGTATGATTTTTTGATAATGAATAAGATAATATATTAttaccaagcaaaaaaaaaatgagacCTAAGTAATTAATTTTTGAATAATAATTACTATAGTGATATCCTAATTACTTCAACATAAATTTGTATAATTTATTAAatgtaattaatattatatttctaTATGTACACTTTTGACAGACAAATTAACAATAAAAACTCAAATGTCCTTTCTTTATAATCTACCAATTCTAATTCTGATTTTAATGActcaattattttaatatttttaataaatttaaaaatatttttatatataataattttaaaattttaaaaattattaaatttataataaacataacaATAACGTATTTttatagatattaaaaaaaaagataacaTATTTTAACAATCCATGAAATATCACTTTGGTATGTGAATTCAATTGTGTAAACATGATATTATATCTTTAGTTGATATTTTCTATCGATTTATTGATTACTAAAGTGATATCCTAATTACTTGAGAATAAATTTGTACAATTTATTATATCTAttcaataatatatttatatatacacttTTCACAAACAAATTAACAACAAAAACTCAAATATCCCTTTTTATGATCTATCATTTGTAATTCTAATTTTAATGATTTAGTTATTTTATAAAATATCACTTTCATATGTGAATTCAATTGGGAAAATGAGATATAATTTTGGTAGCTGAGATATTATATCTTTAgatgatattttattttgaaatgatatcctaatttgtacaatttattaaatataattaagattaTATTTTTATATCTACTTTTGACAAACAAATTAACAACAAAAATTAAAATGTCCCTTCTTTATTATCTatcaattctaattttaattttaaagaactcgattatttaaatatttttaataaatttgaaaaaaattgatgtataatcattttaatatttaaaaattattgaaTTTACAATAAACATAAAGATATCATAAttttaattgatattaaattaaaaaaaataacatatttTCACAATCCGTGAAATATCACTTGTGTACGTGAATTCTAGTGTGTAGATGAGATATTATAACTTTAGTTGATATTTTCTATCAACCTTTCCCTTGCatcaaaaggtaacctatttttaCAATTCATGAAATATAACTTTTGTACCTTCTCTAACACCAAAAGATGTACTCCGTGACAACATATTTTCACAATCCATAAAATATCACTTTTGTATATGAATTCAATTGTTTAAATGAGATATCATACCTTTAGTTGATATTTTCTATCAACCTTCCCCTCCTTCGAAAAATAAcatattttcacaattcataaaATATCACTTCTGTATCTAAATTCAAttgtataaatgaaatattatatatttaattgatatttCTTATCTACTTTCCCTCACCTAAGAGACAATCAATGAAATATCACTTTCTATTGAATTCAAATTATGTAAATGAGATATTATACCTTTAGTGTTACATTTCCTATCGACCTCCCCTATACTCCGTGATAACATATGccccattttcttcatcttttaagACCGCTACCTGTGCATGACTTTTTCCTCCTAAAGGTGTACTCCGTGATAACATATGCcccattttcctcatcttttaaGACCGCTACCTGCGCATGACTTTTTCCCCCGACTGAGTAAACGTCAGTGATGACATTATTGGTGGTAGAAGTCACCTAATAATGGTGATCATGCCCATAGATGTGTAGTTACGTTTGAGGCTTTCGTGAACACGGGAAGAAGATGAGGTGCAACTCTTCCTTTCCCAATCCTTGCAGAGgaacaatattttttcttttgctCGTTCTCATGAATTTCCCTTCCGTCATATGTTATTACAGAGCGTCTAAATGCAATAATGCTTCAACTTACACAGATCAGAGCGCACCTCAAAATTCAGGGTTCAACACGTCTTCCCATGGGCAATTTCCCAGTAAAGTCTACGGCCTTTTCCAGTGTATTGGGAATCTATCAGCAACGGCATGCTCAAATTGCTCGAGGCAAGCAAATGACAGTATTAAAGAACTCTGCGCCAACGACATAGGTGGGCGAGTGTGGATGGATGGTTGCTTCTTGCGCTATGAAAACTACAATTTCACTACAATATTAGATACCAACTGGTCTGGCCTAGCGAACGTGAATGATGTCACAATCAATAAGCAACGTTTCGTGTCCACGACCTCAAGTCTTCTGTCCAATTTGTCTGATAAAGCTTACATCCCTGCAAATAAGTATCTCGCAGTTGGATCGGCTAAATACTCAACTTCGAATAAGACATATGGTTTAGTTCAGTGCTGGAGAGATTTATCCATCAAGGATTGCAGATCCTGTTTGGTTCAAGCAAGGAAGGTATGGCAGCAGTGCTGTTCTTCAAAGCAAGGAGTTCAAATTATGTCGGGAAGCTGCACAGTGAGATATGAGTTATACCGATTTTATGACTCCGCTGATGGATCACGCTCATTGTCACCCTCACCCTCCCCCGATCGAGGCTTCATCACCACCTCCCACAACTTCAACAATACCCCAAACAGGCCCTCCGCCGGTAGCCCACGGTCCTGCTAAGGCAATTTTCCAGGCGAAATAAAGTAGTATCTCTGCCCACTTAATTAATTTGAATCTTTCCTCAATTTTTCTCTTGAATATGTTTGTTAGATAGATAGGGTTATCTTGGGTAGATACTTTTAAGGATTCGACGTCTCAATTTCATTAGATAACGATAAATATGTGCTCTACAGAGAAATCCTCAAAAACATTACCCATTATAATGGGGCTTGTGACCGGCGCGGTTCTGGTGATAATCATTTGTTTAACTGCTATGAGAAAAAGAATGAAATCTGCCATTTTCGGTATGCCAATTTCTTTAAATCTTGCTACCCGTAGCGAAGGTGTTCCTTCCGATTTTAAAATCCGGTTCTTAGCTTTGTCTTCGTTTGGTTCTAATGTTACTTTCGATCCTCTAACCTTACCCTCGTTCTCTGATGCTACAGAGTGTTAGGATGAAGAACATGAACATAATGATtgcga
This window harbors:
- the LOC131050754 gene encoding cysteine-rich repeat secretory protein 55-like gives rise to the protein MNFPSVICYYRASKCNNASTYTDQSAPQNSGFNTSSHGQFPSKVYGLFQCIGNLSATACSNCSRQANDSIKELCANDIGGRVWMDGCFLRYENYNFTTILDTNWSGLANVNDVTINKQRFVSTTSSLLSNLSDKAYIPANKYLAVGSAKYSTSNKTYGLVQCWRDLSIKDCRSCLVQARKVWQQCCSSKQGVQIMSGSCTVRYELYRFYDSADGSRSLSPSPSPDRGFITTSHNFNNTPNRPSAGSPRSC